Below is a genomic region from Miniphocaeibacter halophilus.
ATCGTTATTGTATATAGAATATTTCAAATCATTTACAGATAGGGTTGACAATAAACTTATTGCAGCTTTTGGTCCTATAGATGAAACTTTTGTAAGCTTTTTAAAAAACTCTAATTCTTCTTCACTACTAAAACCATACAGATATACTCCATCATCCCTTTGAATATATTCAGTATATATTTTATAGGTTTCATAGGTGTTTATTTCACTAATTGTACTTAAAGAAGAAAAAATTCTATAACCAATTCCGTTATTTTCCAAAATAATTTCTCCATCATAAATTGCCTTTACATCACCTATAATATATGCATACAATAAAATTACCTCATTTCATATAATTCTTTAAACTTACGACTAAATGAATGGCAAATTGCCACTGCTATTGCATCAGCAGCATCGTCCGGTTTTGGTATTTCACTAAGTCTTAAAATGGTTTTAATTGTTTCTTGCACCTGAATTTTTTCAGCTCTTCCATAGCCAACAATGGCTTGTTTAATCTGTAAAGGAGTATATTCGTATATTGGTAAACCCGCTTCTATACCTGCTAGAATCTCCACTCCTCTTGCCTGTGCGACATTAATAACCGTCTTGGCATTTTTATTAAAAAACAATTCTTCTATAGCCATTTCATCAGGCTTAAATTCTTCTATAATCGAAGACATTTCTTTCATAATAAAAGATAGCCTTTTGGGTACAGGACTTTTTGAAGAAGTAGTAATGCATCCATATTCTAACAATTTAATTGAACTTCCAACAACTTCTATTATTCCATAACCTATTATAGCTATCCCTGGATCTATACCTAAAATTATCAAACTAACACCTCATCTGATAATTTTATCATATATTAATTTATAAGTAAATTTTCATTATAGATTAAAAAGGTTTTTCAATTTTTATCCCATTCACATATCTTGCAATTATATTCTTACCATTTCCTAAGTATATAAATCTTTTTAATCGTTCATCTAAACTTCTATCATTTAAATCACTTAAATCACTATCGTCAATGACTAAAAAATCTGCATCATAATTTTCTTCTAAACTTCCAACATTACCAAAAAACTTTCCACTGCCCTTAGTAGCAAAATAAAAATAATCTAAAGTCGTTAAATAATTATATTTATTTTTATCATTTATCCATTTTAATTTTCCAAAGGTTTCAGCTTCTTTAATTACTTTACCTAAGAACAATTCATGTCCACCACTTAAATCGGAACAAAGTCCAATATTAACCCTGTTCTCTTTAAATTCATTAATAGGAGCTATTCCACTAGCAAGATTTCCATTTGAAACAGGTGCGTGAGCAACGGTAATATTATATTCTTTTAATTTTTTTATTTCTTCTTTATTAGACCAAACACAATGAGCCATTACTACTTTGTCTTTTCTTAATAAATTATATTTTTCATAAACATCAATATAATTTTCACAATCCGGATGTAGCTCCTTCACCCATTCTACTTCTCCAATATTTTCTGATAAATGGGATTGAATTTTTAAGTCATATTTTTTTGCAAGTTCTCCTAAGCCATACATTAATTTCTTAGAACAACTTGGAACAAATCTTGGTGTTATAATAGGCCTTATATTTTTTAACTTAGAAATTTCATTAATATAATCCTCAGTGTCAATTAAACTTTGTTCTGTTTCTTCTATATAATAATCCGGAGAGTTTTTATCCATATTTACTTTCCCAACATAGGCTTTTAACCCTGATCTACTAATCATTTTTGATAATAATATGTTGGAATCTTTAAAAATACTACCAAATATAATTGAACTTGTTGTACCATTTTCCCATAATTTATTAATTAAAGTGCTATAGGATTTTTCAGTATAATTTAAATCCCTATATTTTGCTTCTTCTGGAAAAGTATATTTTTCCAGCCAATCAAGTAATTCTAAGTCCGCACCTAAACCTAAATTATTTATTTGGGGAGCATGTAAATGTATGTCTACAAAGCCGGGTATTATTAATTTATTTCCAAAATCAACTATCTCAAGATTTTCATATTCTCTAGAAAGTACTTTATCAACAGAAACTATTACTCCATTTTCAACTACAAGGTAACCGTTTTTAATACTTGTTAATTCTCCCATTTTTTTAATAAAAACTATATTTCCCCTATATACCTTTTTCATTTTATCCACCACCGTCATATATAATACTTTATAAGAAAAATATATATGTAATAATTTAATAAATCAAGTTTTTTATAATATTTGTATAAAAAAAGAAGGCTATCACCTTCTCTTTATTGTCTATTGATTTCTTATTGCCTCAATTGCTGAGATTTTAGTTGCCCTTCTAGCCGGAATGTATCCAGAGAATAATCCTACCAAGGTTGAAAATAATACTCCTATAAAAGGCAACCAGAATGGTATATAGGAAACTAACGCTTTCTTTGTTTCATCCATGTAAAAAATTTCCTGATTTTGTACAGAACCAAAGGAATTTAGTAAAAAGGAAATAAAAAAGCTGAAAAATATGGAAATTATGCCCCCAATTAGTCCAATAAAGGTAGCTTCCATTAAAAACATATTTCTAATATCTTTAATTGATGCTCCTATTACCTTCATTACACCTATTTCTTTAGTTCTTTCATAGACGGACATTATCATAGTATTGGCAATTCCTATTGCAGCTACTATAAAGGCAACTGCTCCAACTATTAGAAACATCATTCTGGTGCTGTCTGTACTTTCCTTGATTTCATTATAAAAGTCGGCATTTGATTCAGCTATAAAACCTTCTGCCTTAATAGAGTTTTGAACCTCTAATAAATTTGCTCCATCCTCTATTTGAACCATAGCTAAGGAATAATTGTTTAAATCGGTTTTCATTTCCTTATTTATTGCATTTCTATTAACTTCAGTAGCCAGTTCTTTAAAATAATCCATACCAATTAAAAGCTGGTAACTATACATACTTCCTTCCGTACCAGTTAAGCCGGTAAAATTGATTTTGCTTTTTGATTTAACTTTAAAGTTCCCCTTTTCATCATACTCCAATAATCCAAAGTCAACTTTATCCTTAAGTAAATCGACTTCTATTGTTTCATAATTATTGCTAGAAGGGTTGTAGAAATTTTTACCAATTTCACTTCCGGCTAAAGCATCATATTTGCCGGTTGGTAAATGTCCTTGGGTAACTTTATAACCTATTTCTTCTATATGTTTAAAGTCCACTCCATAGACCATTCCTCCACCTACAAATTTACCTTTAGTTAATTGTGGAGCTTCTCCCCTAAACTCCATAAATGGTACTACTAATTTTACTCCGTCAATTTCTTGAATTTTATTTAATGTAAGACTATTTAATTTTACATTTTTAGTATTTATAGGTTTTTCTTCTTGAAATTGAGCATACATACTGTCTGAAGGATGGACGGTTATAACAGAAAGTCCTCCAATTTC
It encodes:
- the ruvA gene encoding Holliday junction branch migration protein RuvA yields the protein MYAYIIGDVKAIYDGEIILENNGIGYRIFSSLSTISEINTYETYKIYTEYIQRDDGVYLYGFSSEEELEFFKKLTKVSSIGPKAAISLLSTLSVNDLKYSIYNNDLDNLTKAPGIGKKSAGRIILELKDKIDLDFTTPDEKTIENPSMDKDFAVEALVNLGYVKNEVEKVINKMDYNNLQLEEIIKLAMKTLENKR
- the ruvC gene encoding crossover junction endodeoxyribonuclease RuvC — translated: MIILGIDPGIAIIGYGIIEVVGSSIKLLEYGCITTSSKSPVPKRLSFIMKEMSSIIEEFKPDEMAIEELFFNKNAKTVINVAQARGVEILAGIEAGLPIYEYTPLQIKQAIVGYGRAEKIQVQETIKTILRLSEIPKPDDAADAIAVAICHSFSRKFKELYEMR
- a CDS encoding amidohydrolase family protein, which encodes MKKVYRGNIVFIKKMGELTSIKNGYLVVENGVIVSVDKVLSREYENLEIVDFGNKLIIPGFVDIHLHAPQINNLGLGADLELLDWLEKYTFPEEAKYRDLNYTEKSYSTLINKLWENGTTSSIIFGSIFKDSNILLSKMISRSGLKAYVGKVNMDKNSPDYYIEETEQSLIDTEDYINEISKLKNIRPIITPRFVPSCSKKLMYGLGELAKKYDLKIQSHLSENIGEVEWVKELHPDCENYIDVYEKYNLLRKDKVVMAHCVWSNKEEIKKLKEYNITVAHAPVSNGNLASGIAPINEFKENRVNIGLCSDLSGGHELFLGKVIKEAETFGKLKWINDKNKYNYLTTLDYFYFATKGSGKFFGNVGSLEENYDADFLVIDDSDLSDLNDRSLDERLKRFIYLGNGKNIIARYVNGIKIEKPF
- a CDS encoding ABC transporter permease; the protein is MKITDLLLTSLKNLWRRKVRTILTIIGVLIGSTSIIIMLSMGFALTKNNEAMFEEIGGLSVITVHPSDSMYAQFQEEKPINTKNVKLNSLTLNKIQEIDGVKLVVPFMEFRGEAPQLTKGKFVGGGMVYGVDFKHIEEIGYKVTQGHLPTGKYDALAGSEIGKNFYNPSSNNYETIEVDLLKDKVDFGLLEYDEKGNFKVKSKSKINFTGLTGTEGSMYSYQLLIGMDYFKELATEVNRNAINKEMKTDLNNYSLAMVQIEDGANLLEVQNSIKAEGFIAESNADFYNEIKESTDSTRMMFLIVGAVAFIVAAIGIANTMIMSVYERTKEIGVMKVIGASIKDIRNMFLMEATFIGLIGGIISIFFSFFISFLLNSFGSVQNQEIFYMDETKKALVSYIPFWLPFIGVLFSTLVGLFSGYIPARRATKISAIEAIRNQ